One segment of Carya illinoinensis cultivar Pawnee chromosome 13, C.illinoinensisPawnee_v1, whole genome shotgun sequence DNA contains the following:
- the LOC122291058 gene encoding aluminum-activated malate transporter 8-like: MDIASANFENVGPFTRAWEWLKALAVKLWAMAVEFANKMKKLGQDDPRRIVHSLKVGVAITLVSLFYYVRQLFDRFGEDGIWAVLTVVLVFEFSVGATLGKGLNRMLATLSAGALAVGVDQVATLFDGTGQPIVLGILAFIISATVTFMRFFPALKARYDYGLMIFILTFCLVSVSSYQDDEVLEMAYERLYTIIICSFIAIIVCICVCPVWIGETLQNQIANNLEKLGNFLEGFGREYFRLSEEGHSTDDKSFLHGYKSVLSFEDKEETMANLARWELWHYRFGFRHPWNRYLKVGTLTRQCAYKLEDLKRYLKCFEIQATPTEFRKEIQVPCIQICSESGKALKELASAIKKMRRSTTVDGHIAKSKIAAEKLNSMLSNSLWENANLREIIPTAAVGLVLIDIVPCTEKIVVSFKELASRARFERMDDRVSPNNDV; this comes from the exons ATGGATATTGCTTctgcaaattttgaaaatgttggACCTTTCACTCGTGCATGGGAATGGCTCAAGGCCTTGGCTGTAAAGTTATGGGCTATGGCAGTCGAGTTTGCAAATAAGATGAAGAAACTTGGACAAGATGATCCTCGAAGAATAGTCCATTCGCTCAAAGTAGGAGTGGCTATCACGTTGGTTTCCTTGTTCTATTATGTCCGGCAGCTCTTCGACCGTTTTGGTGAAGATGGAATATGGGCGGTTTTAACCGTCGTTCTAGTCTTCGAGTTTTCAGTTG GAGCAACATTGGGAAAAGGCCTAAACAGGATGCTGGCAACGTTGTCCGCTGGTGCGCTTGCTGTCGGAGTTGATCAGGTGGCAACTCTCTTCGATGGGACGGGACAACCCATAGTACTTGGAATCTTAGCCtttataatat CTGCAACGGTAACATTTATGCGATTCTTTCCTGCACTGAAGGCAAGATACGACTATGGACTGATGATATTCATATTGACTTTCTGCTTGGTATCTGTATCGAGTTACCAAGATGATGAGGTTCTAGAGATGGCCTACGAGAGGCTATACACAATCATCATTTGTAGCTTTATTGCTATAATTGTATGCATCTGTGTATGCCCTGTTTGGATTGGAGAGACTCTGCAGAACCAAATAGCTAACAATTTGGAAAAGCTTGGGAATTTCTTAGAAG GATTTGGTAGGGAATACTTCAGATTGTCAGAGGAAGGGCATTCCACGGATGACAAATCATTTCTTCACGGGTATAAAAGCGTTCTGAGTTTTGAAGACAAGGAAGAAACTATG GCAAATTTAGCGAGATGGGAACTTTGGCACTATCGTTTTGGGTTCCGTCATCCTTGGAATCGTTACCTTAAAGTTGGAACCTTGACTCGGCAGTGTGCCTACAAACTTGAAGACCTCAAACGCTACCTCAAGTGCTTTGAGATCCAAGCA ACACCCACCGAGTTCCGAAAAGAAATTCAAGTGCCATGCATACAGATTTGTTCAGAATCTGGCAAAGCACTGAAAGAATTAGCATCAGCGATCAAAAAAATGAGGCGGTCAACAACAGTTGATGGCCATATTGCAAAATCAAAAATTGCAGCCGAGAAACTCAATTCCATGCTCAGCAATTCCCTCTGGGAAAATGCCAATCTCCGAGAGATTATACCAACTGCTGCAGTCGGATTAGTTCTAATCGACATTGTGCCATGCACTGAGAAAATCGTGGTGTCTTTTAAGGAATTAGCCTCTCGTGCACGATTCGAGAGGATGGACGACAGAGTTTCACCGAACAACGACGTATAA